One genomic region from Chthonomonas calidirosea T49 encodes:
- a CDS encoding type II secretion system protein, giving the protein MVLPIYLKKAFTLIELLVVIAIIAVLAAILFPVFAQAREQARQAVCTSNVRQLSMAVQMYLQDYDETFPIFYAYNTWDPIHNVPAPSGTPAHKGVEVELMPYVKNHLIFKCPDDQGGPSLYTTYQNDGCPNTNTYFDCYGSSYRFDHGIFTTIANESSQDNILYTTTQVVTLASLALPAETRLMRDEMMPWFGTNPSYGYIPGYFQQWHPRGGGIVFADGHGKFIVSSAAFDNEVVCPGGERSGQLDPNAATDGNPGNPPTYYWLCD; this is encoded by the coding sequence ATGGTTCTACCAATCTACCTCAAAAAAGCATTTACGCTCATTGAGCTTCTAGTAGTTATCGCGATAATAGCTGTTCTTGCAGCTATCCTCTTTCCTGTTTTTGCTCAAGCACGTGAGCAAGCCCGCCAAGCCGTCTGTACTTCGAATGTCCGACAGCTAAGCATGGCGGTGCAGATGTACCTTCAGGATTACGATGAAACGTTTCCCATCTTCTATGCCTACAATACCTGGGACCCTATCCACAATGTCCCCGCGCCTTCTGGAACACCCGCTCACAAAGGGGTAGAAGTTGAGTTGATGCCTTACGTCAAAAATCATCTTATTTTCAAGTGTCCGGATGATCAGGGCGGCCCCTCACTCTATACTACCTATCAAAATGACGGCTGCCCAAATACAAACACCTATTTTGACTGCTATGGTTCAAGCTATCGCTTCGATCACGGCATCTTTACCACCATCGCAAATGAATCGAGCCAAGATAACATTCTCTATACCACGACACAAGTGGTCACTTTAGCCTCACTAGCACTGCCAGCAGAAACACGCCTCATGCGAGATGAGATGATGCCTTGGTTTGGAACAAATCCAAGCTATGGCTACATTCCCGGCTATTTTCAACAGTGGCATCCGCGCGGAGGAGGAATCGTGTTCGCAGATGGACACGGCAAGTTCATCGTCTCAAGTGCAGCCTTCGACAATGAAGTCGTGTGCCCAGGAGGTGAGCGCAGCGGACAACTCGACCCCAATGCAGCCACCGACGGCAATCCTGGAAACCCACCTACTTACTATTGGCTCTGCGATTAA